In Hydra vulgaris chromosome 06, alternate assembly HydraT2T_AEP, a genomic segment contains:
- the LOC136081520 gene encoding uncharacterized protein LOC136081520 — translation MQTPRKYGKWKVENLKKAVEAIKQGEISLNEAAYEFCIPKATLSRHINAKNKVAVANVKFHGRLTTLPNEIKTELADHCLLLESMYFGLRIDDLRRLAFDIAEANNITHNFNKQTRMVGKKWYYAFMQRHPQLSLRGPESTSIARAQGFNKERVQFFFNLLSKLYMEEKLTPDRLYNMDETSLSTVQDGQIKIISARGKKRVGIMTSSERGNSVTAVVCVSAAGFYVPPMLIYKRKKMKPEITNGAPPGTVFSTQEKGWMSNEGFLDWLNHFIKVVKPLKQSKVLLILDGHVTHSKNLAAIYLARNAGVRMVSLPPHTTHRLQPLDVAFFGPLGTYYDEAMRKWMRSHISQPVTTWQVAELFGDAYSQAASLRIAMKGFQASGLWPLDINVFTDSDFTASSFTDVGPSNNLQSSESIDGMTKLSTDKSSEKKLKCHVSVSTLSLLPVVSLEVKNKKRRSRTTQAADLTSSPYRRALEITPRNQKHTLNQITSKQI, via the coding sequence atgCAAACACCACGAAAATATGGAAAATGGAAAgtagaaaacttgaaaaaggCTGTTGAAGCAATAAAACAAGGAGAAATCAGCTTAAACGAAGCCGCTTATGAATTTTGTATTCCAAAAGCAACTTTGTCAAGgcatataaatgcaaaaaacaaagttgCTGTTGCAAATGTGAAATTTCATGGTCGACTTACCACCTTACCTAATGAAATTAAAACAGAACTAGCTGATCACTGTTTATTATTAGAATCGATGTACTTTGGATTAAGGATTGATGATCTTCGTCGTCTAGCATTTGATATTGCGGAAGCTAACAACATCACacataattttaacaaacaaacacgAATGGTAGGAAAAAAGTGGTATTATGCATTTATGCAAAGGCACCCACAACTGTCGCTTCGTGGGCCTGAATCAACATCAATTGCACGTGCACAAGGTTTTAATAAAGAGCGAGtgcaatttttctttaatttactttcaaaGTTATACATGGAAGAAAAGTTAACTCCAGACAGACTTTATAATATGGATGAAACTAGTTTATCAACAGTACAAGATGGtcagataaaaattattagtgcGAGGGGCAAAAAACGAGTTGGAATTATGACTAGTAGTGAACGAGGAAATTCAGTAACAGCTGTAGTTTGTGTATCTGCAGCAGGATTTTATGTTCCAccaatgttaatatataaacgCAAAAAAATGAAGCCAGAAATAACAAATGGTGCACCTCCAGGAACTGTATTTAGTACTCAAGAGAAAGGATGGATGTCAAATGAAGGTTTTTTAGATTGGCTCAATCATTTCATTAAAGTTGTTAAACctttaaaacaatcaaaagttTTGTTGATACTTGATGGTCATGTTacacattcaaaaaatttggcAGCGATATATCTAGCACGAAATGCTGGAGTACGTATGGTATCACTACCTCCCCATACTACACACAGACTGCAACCATTAGACGTTGCATTCTTTGGACCACTTGGTACATACTATGATGAAGCTATGCGAAAATGGATGCGGTCACATATATCACAACCAGTAACAACTTGGCAAGTTGCAGAATTATTTGGTGACGCATATAGTCAGGCAGCATCATTAAGAATTGCTATGAAAGGATTTCAGGCTAGTGGGTTGTGGCCTTTGGACATAAATGTATTCACTGATTCTGATTTTACAGCCTCTTCATTTACTGATGTTGGTCCTTCAAACAATCTTCAGTCATCTGAAAGTATAGATGGGATGACAAAACTATCTACAGATAaatcaagtgaaaaaaaattaaaatgtcatgTTTCAGTTTCAACTTTGTCTCTTTTGCCAGTGGTTTCACTtgaagtaaaaaacaaaaaaagaagatcACGAACAACTCAGGCGGCTGATCTTACAAGCTCCCCATATAGACGTGCTCTTGAAATTACACCAAGAAATCAAAAGCACACACTAAATCAAATAACTtccaaacaaatttaa